In the genome of Burkholderia sp. PAMC 26561, the window AGCCCCCTCAGCATTTTTTCCGCGCTGTTTAATTTGTAGCGCTAACCCCGCGGGAGAACTCCCGTTGGGGAGAATGCTCGCATTTCCGAAGAGGTTTAACGTAATGAAGCTTGTTCCAGTGACGATCCGATATTCATGCGGCACTATCATCAATGACCGCGTTTCGCTGGATCCAGCGACCCACGAGGTGCATTTCAGCTCCCGCCTGACAGTAATCTTTTTAGAAATGGCGAAAACCGAGGATGCACCCATGATCTCGATCAATTTGAACGGGCGCAATCTCCCAGTGGTCCATGGCAGCGATGGGGAACTCACCCTCGGTTCCGAGAGCGATCCAATGCGCGTCGGTGCACTTCGATCAATCTTCCAGCCTAATAGAAGACAGCGGCACGCGAACGGCCACTTGGCTCATCTCCTTAGCATCGCATCGTTCGCGGGGGCATGCTGGAGCGCGTCTTCCGTCACGACTTGGAATCTTACCGCCGCTGCAGACGTGGCAAGTTTTTTGGTCTGCGCCAGTCTCCTTGGCATCGTAGGTTTGTACTGCAAAATGGATTAACGAGCATTCCACTTGCGATGAACGCTATCGCACCCTCCTAACGGCTAATGCTGGTAAAGATCTGACAATGACCAGTAGGATCGATTAGAGCCATCGAAGTCAACCGCGTCCTGATAAGTCGCACCCGACTTTGCTTTCGCAATGTTGACGCTACAACGCACCGCGCCCATCAGGGCGCGGTTTTTTTAACGAAGGACGACCCGGATGCAAACCAGCAAAGCCGCTTCAAGCGTTGCAACCCGCCATGGCAGCATGTCGCCCAGTTTCGCCTTAGCAGACTAGACTAGAGAACGATTACTAGTGGACGGGGATCGTGTACCAAGGTGTACAAACGCGCGCTTTCGGCGCGAGTACAACGGTTCACCAGGTGAAGTTTCAGCCTCCGCCCTGAGAGCGGGAGGAGTTCAACTCATCGATCTGGGCCTTCGAGAAATTCGACATGTATTGCGCGAGCTCCGCTTTCGAAAACAATTCAGTGACATCTCTTTTGTCGCGCCTCCTCTTTATGATTTGCCTGATGGCTGCTTCAATCTCTTTCCGGTAGAGCAACGCCACGATCATATGACTGCATTCAATCTTCAAAAACCTATTTTGATACCCTGGTCGTACGTGTATTTTGACCTTCTCGCGCCATGTACTGCGAGAAAGATCTAGCTCATGTAATACGGTCTTTGCAGGTCTTATTGCACTGCAACGCTCTGTGTTTCGCGCATTCGATTTGAGTTGCAACATCCCGATTTCGTTCTGAATCGCAATGAGTCTTGCCCCGACCGCAGGGGTCAACGTATCGCCCATAAACAATCGTCTAACCTCGTCAGGCAGCTTATCTATCGACATCGCTCGGCTGACGGTAGTCCTCGGCACCTTAAGCCCTTTAGCACCATCGGTTATGGTGCGCCACTCTCCGCGTGCCTGTCCGGCTTTTAAAGCCTTTGCGATATCGAGCGAGTCGTTTCCGGATTTCGATATTGGGCTGCAAGGAAATTTGTCTATTAATGGTGTTGCTCATGTTGGTTGGAATCATTCCGGTGCCAATCCGGGTCTTTGGTTGACACGCTTGCAGCGCGGCTATCGCGACAGCAGGACGTCGATCGTTTGAGATAGTGGCTTAAGAACGTGCCCTAGCAATGATCGTGGGTAACCCTTCTCGTTTGTGTGCGACATAAGCCGTCCGGAGTTTCCTGGACATCCCCAGCCACGCGTCATGATAAGTCAACGCCTTGCACTTTGGCTGGGCGACTTACCGGAGAATGCCAATGATCCCGATCGAGTACATTCGCGCAGCATAGCAATACCGCGCTGAGTTGAAAGTCGAACTGACAGCCGCAGCTTTACTTGGTCTGATCATCAGCTACCACGCCATGACCAGTCCTTTGCTTAATTGGTTGGCTCCGTAGCGCCACAACATTTCGCGCGCCCCTATCAAGTGCTATTGCCTATTTCCTGCAGATTTCGCCCCCCCTTATACGGCGTATAACCCCCCGGAACTACCTCAATTAATGTAACCCTCTGAAAACAAAAGAATTCGAGAGAGAAAGCCGGGGGGGGTTACAAACGGTCCAAAAACAGTCCAGCACTGCCGCAGAACAGAATTTTTGGTCTCCGCGATCGTGGTCGCTGCTGCATAGAGGAAGAGGTTTCAACGAGGGCGAAGGAGATACAGTTCTCGTTTTACCAACGCGAGAAACTTACGAGTTAGTAATCAGTTAATTCACTCGGAGAAAACAGATCCAAAACGCTAACTAACACAAGCCATCGGGGCGTTCTAACCGAAGAAGGCCCCTATAGGCCGTATAACCTGTTTTTTTCGCGATCACAATTTTTATCATCATGATTTTTAATCAGAATTTACATTTTTTGGCTAATTCTGTTCCTCTGAACGGCATGCACATTCAACGGGATTCGCGATGGCCGCCGCCCAACCAGAGGCGGGTTTCTTTACTTCGAGCAACTCGGAGACAGCAGGCAGCGAACTGCGGTGCGATCTCCAAGACGTCGAGACTCAGGCGGCACATCCGATTATCGGCAAGATGGCTAAAAACTTGAGTTCCTTTTTGACCTCATGAACTGAACGCCAAAGGACATGCGACAAGGCACAGGAAACGACCTGACGTAGTCTTGCATCAACTTTGTGCACTTTTTTCGACTTTGCATTCGTGCGGCCCATATCTTGGATCAGGGTTCCAGATAAATTGGTGGGTATCACTGTCGCCTTGCTGCACACTCGCTTGTCGCTTAGCGGGATAACTGCCTCGACTGCAAAGTCACGTTGTACCATCGATTTATTGCAAAAGCTGGCCGCGTGTCCACCGACAAGTGGGCGTTATAGTGATTAACTCAATTCTTTCAAACACTTTTCGCCAGGATCTATTTGATTTTTAATCGGACTTTTTGGTTTTGGAGAATAAATATTAGTGGAACACCGCGCACACCGCGGAGGCCAAATTTTAAAAGCCTCACCTTATCCGGGGTGGCAAGCATACGGGGGCACAACTTTGTGGACAGTGACATCAGAGAAAGGTAAAGCAACAGCGTCTTGCCCATGTCCGGCGCGACCTGCTGCGGTCGACCTGAAGCAGGTGAAAGCGTCATAAGTCCCCGTCGCGACAAGTTTATCATCGTCGATACCCGTCACGCGCGTCCCCCATGCCCGGGACCGTGAGAATAAAAGCGGCCACTTGTGCAATTTCGTCCGTTAATCACCGCAAGTGGCTGCGTCATTCATATTCGTACAACCAGGGCCTCATGCCAAGATTCCGCCAACGCTGCGGCATCGAGAAAAGTAAGGCGCGTAAGGTGAACCTAGCCGTTTTCTGCTAGGTAGACGGCTCACCAATAACGTAAAAAGATCATGAGTTTTAGCAACAAGCGAAGGAAGAGGAGCGTTGGTCGCCCTAGGCCAATTGCAAGATACACGCCGCTCAACGAAATCAACATGAGCCAAACAGTAAAATCGCTCTTGGGGAAGAAACCCACGTCAACGGCGAAAATCAAATAGCACACCACCGCGAAAATCGCTCGACGAAACATCCAATTCAGCCCTTTAAATTTACTGTACATTGTCGTCCCCGCCCTTACGGCCCACGACCGCCGCACGCCAGAACAAAACGATAGATTCGGATGCTGAGAAACTCGCTGCAATAAGAATCCAGAATTGAATGCCGCGAGTCCAGTCAAGCTCGCGAAGGCTTGTTAGTAACGTCATAGTATTGCTCCAATCGATAGTTGACATCGGGTGCTCCTATAGCAGACCCGATATCTTCATCGTCGCAGACCACGGCGAAAGTCAAGGCTGGCACAAGTGCGGTATAAAGCCACCGCTTTACATCCCGATTAGTCGACGCGTGATCGCAGATCGCGAAAATTCATGCGTATTGGTAAATCAGCGTATCAAACAAATAGGATAACTAAGGTATTTAGATAATTACGAATTTACCTCGCAGCTCAGACAGCTCTGAGAGATAAGAATCATCTTAACCGTGGGCAATTTTGGTGGAACGGGAGACGGCAATTCAGCACGAAGAAGGGCACCGCCTTTTAGATTCAACGACACCGCCCTCCTTTGTTTTGCATAACGAAATTTCTGATAAAACCAGAGTTCGTGTGAATTTCGTTCAGGTTAGCGAAGATGCAATACACCACTTGACGTCTATTATCTCAGCAACATCCCGCGCGACGCAAAAAGATGAAGTGGGCACGGAGTTCTATCACTAGCGGGCCCTCGCAGCAAGCGCTGCGTTAGTAGCATTAGAAAGGAGACGTATTAATACATATAGCCGTGATGCTCTGACGGGGACATTCTAAGTGGACGACAGGCTACCTCGAAACTATTCCTCCACATCTTCGAAAATTTGAAAGCATATATGTATCTCGTCGACCACTGCAGGGCAGTGTTGATGATCGAGGGTCACCCATCTCCACCGGCTGGGGTGGCCTCTGGACTCAACGCAAGATGCAGTCCAACACTGAACCGGTCATTAAGTGATAGGTGACAATTACAGCGAGCGCCAATAACATAAGTAGTTCAAGCGCGAGCTTACGGCGAAGGCGATATGCGGCACGTACGTACTCGAAGGGCGACATAGGTTTTCCATCCGGTTGTTTTCGCTCACCATATGGAGAGCCGACTAATGATGTCGCGTCCAGTATGAAGTCAAATATTTAGAGGCTGCGCATACCAACGTCTCGAGAAACTAGGTCGTAGCCCTGACACTTTGCGGAGATCCTTGCCAGATCCCGGAGCTAAGATGCTGTCGAGTGCCTTTTACGGTAGCTTCCTTTAAATCCTCCACGAAAATAAATCTCCGGCGCTTTAGCGTTGAGTAGTGACCTATCAATCTGGACTACATAGTGTCTACTATATCCTCAGGTCCACAGTCGAACTCCGATGACTTTTTGATGAAGGACTTTACTAACGCGAGCGAACCGATGGACGGCGGCTGCGTCGAAAAGAAGGTTGCATGTCCCCGACGATGCGGACTTTGTTGGAAAACGTCCTAAGTAACGTGCTAGGGCGCCTCACAGTAAAACAGAGGTGGATGGGATCTGAACAGACTCCCTAGCGGCTAAGCCTGCCGAGCCCGGATCTTATCGAAGTCGCATGCGGAGGTGGATTACCGATTCGCAGACTGAATAGATTGCAAGACCGGTTGCATAGACGTTTGATATTCAGGCACCCAACGCCGCAGGTCACGACGCACTTCTTCATCCGCCAGCACGCGATGCTGCATAAGCCACGGCAGCAGTTCATCGAGGAAATGATCCGCGACCCCGCGCGCTTGCGCAATTCGTAATTTTGGATGCGGTGTACGGGTAGTGGTCTCGTCGTCAGCGAGCAATTCTTCGTATAGCTTCTCGCCTGGGCGCAAACCCGTGAAAACAATCCGAATCTGCTCCTCAGTGAAACCGTATAAACGGATCAAGTCTCGCGCGAGGTCTACGATCCTCACTGGTTGGCCCATATCCAGTATAAAAATCTCGCCCCCGCGTCCCATACTAGACGCTTGCAACACCAATTGCGCAGCCTCAGGGATGGTCATGAAAAAGCGCGTGATCTCCGGATGCGTCACTGTGACTGGGCCGCCCTTAGCGATCTGCTGTTGGAACTTTGGGATTACGCTGCCCGCGCTGCCCAAAACGTTGCCAAATCTGACCGTCTCGAATTGCGTGTGCGGAGCGGTCTGCTGCAGCGCCTGACATGCCATCTCTGCGAGCCGCTTACTCGCGCCCATGACATTAGTAGGGTTGACGGCCTTATCGGTAGAGATCAGAACGAAATGGCGGACTTGATGACGAATGGCCGCGCGCGCAACGCGCAACGTACCGAGAACGTTGTTGCGCACCGCAGCCCACGCGTTCTGCTCTTCCATCAGCGGCACGTGTTTGTACGCAGCCGCGTGAAACACAATGTGCGGCGCGAAGCGTGACATGGTCTGGTCAAGCAACAGCGAATCCTTGGCGTCGCCGATCACCGGAATCACCGACAGACCCGGGAACCGCTCGTGCAATTCTTCAACGAGCAGATACATTGCGTATTCGCTCAGATCATAGGCCACGAGTTGCGCCGGCGAAAAGCGCAGGATCTGCCGGCACAGTTCCGAGCCGATAGAACCACCCGCCCCCGTCACCATCACAACACGGCCATGCAGCAACGCTTCGACGTGCGGCATGTCGATCTTCACCGGCTCACGGCCGAGCAAGTCCTCGAGATCGATCTGCCGGACGCGGGAGAGGAACGCCTGACCTTGCGTCAGTATGGTGAGCGCGGGGAGGACCATCGCCTTGACGCCGGCGCGAACGCACATGGTCGCGACGCGCCGCTGAGCATCGACCGACGCCGATGGAATCGCGATGATCGCGGTATCGGCCTTGAGCTGTTCGGCCCAGAGCGGCAGTTCGCTGATCGACCCCAGCACTTTGTGGCCCAGGATTTCGCGGCCGCGTTTGGCGGGGTCATCGTCGAGAAGACCGACCAACCGCCATTCGCTCGAACGCGCGAGTTCACGTACGAGGTTAGCACCGGCAGTGCCGGCGCCGAGCACGATCACGGGCTTGCCCTTGCCGATCAGGCCGCCATACAGATAAAACTCCTTCACCGCTCGATACAACGCGCGCGAGCCGCCCGTCGCCATGAACAGCAGCAACGGCGAAACGATGAGAACCGAGCGCGGAATGATAGGCACCGGCTGCAGCATCGCGGCGCCGATCATCACGACCAACGCCCCGCTCGCAACAGCCTTCGAGATCCGCATGAGGTCTGGCAAACTGGCAAACACCCACATGCCGCGATACAGCCCGAAGATGCGAAACATCACGGCATAGATCACGACCACCCACCCGAGCGCGTTGATGCCGCCATGCCAGAAATCGTCGGGAACCGAGCCGTTGAAACGAAGAGCGTACGCGGCCAACCACGTGACGACCACCGCCACGATGTCGAATCCAAATGCAGCCATAGAGAGCCACGAGGGCTTAATTCGCATCGTTATGATTATTTTGAGTGAGGGTGAA includes:
- a CDS encoding polysaccharide biosynthesis protein, giving the protein MAAFGFDIVAVVVTWLAAYALRFNGSVPDDFWHGGINALGWVVVIYAVMFRIFGLYRGMWVFASLPDLMRISKAVASGALVVMIGAAMLQPVPIIPRSVLIVSPLLLFMATGGSRALYRAVKEFYLYGGLIGKGKPVIVLGAGTAGANLVRELARSSEWRLVGLLDDDPAKRGREILGHKVLGSISELPLWAEQLKADTAIIAIPSASVDAQRRVATMCVRAGVKAMVLPALTILTQGQAFLSRVRQIDLEDLLGREPVKIDMPHVEALLHGRVVMVTGAGGSIGSELCRQILRFSPAQLVAYDLSEYAMYLLVEELHERFPGLSVIPVIGDAKDSLLLDQTMSRFAPHIVFHAAAYKHVPLMEEQNAWAAVRNNVLGTLRVARAAIRHQVRHFVLISTDKAVNPTNVMGASKRLAEMACQALQQTAPHTQFETVRFGNVLGSAGSVIPKFQQQIAKGGPVTVTHPEITRFFMTIPEAAQLVLQASSMGRGGEIFILDMGQPVRIVDLARDLIRLYGFTEEQIRIVFTGLRPGEKLYEELLADDETTTRTPHPKLRIAQARGVADHFLDELLPWLMQHRVLADEEVRRDLRRWVPEYQTSMQPVLQSIQSANR